Part of the Primulina huaijiensis isolate GDHJ02 unplaced genomic scaffold, ASM1229523v2 scaffold3245, whole genome shotgun sequence genome, CATGTGCAGCCGTTTGATCATGAGGACTAGCCGAATATTGAAAAAAAGATCACCGTTACTTTTTCTAATATAAATACTCATGTTTTCTCGATCATTTAGAACAtccatttaatatttttcagaaGAACACACTATATACCCTCTATATCGCACTCTCCTTTTAGTGAATACTTGACTGACTCGAGTGTCAGAGTGACTACACCAGAAAATCTTCCTGCACCTCACTAACGTTTTTTGCTTTCTAAGTGTGCAGAACACTCAGCTCAAAATCCTTCTGTCCAGTTTTCAGCACTCTCATGATAAAACTTTGCATTTTATCATTAATAAAAAGGACTCAATGCTCAAAAAGATAAAAGAATCGAACAAATTCCCATCAAGATAAtggagaataaattcaaaaggaCCATTCTTTTAAGGCCTACTTTTAAATACGAATCACTATCGAagaattatttaatattcaacTTACACAAATACAAGTAATTTCCCAAGATGAATCCCACGAGGAAGGGATGTAATCATTTTCCTCAAACATAGGTGTAATCGTTTTtacccaaattaaaaaataaaaaaaaatacttgtatTGGTAATCTTATGAGGTCTGTATTTTGCCCATTATATTATTGAATGGATATCTCTTTAtcgtaaaaaaaatactttctaTTAATTTTTAGCAACGTGTAAACCCATTGGATAATGTTACAATCTCTTACCAATTCAAAATTGAAATTTCGTGGTAATTAGAGACATTTGTATTTTTCAAAGCGAACAAATGTGCTTGATAAGTACCGTTGCATTGAGTTGTCAAACATCAGAAATGTATAatttatgtatgtgtgtatatatatatgtgtgtgtataaattGTCTGTACACATAACTTTAATTTGCTGAGAAAgtcaaaatcatatttttattcggAAAAGCAGTGGTTGGGAGTAATTTTTCCTTATATTATTCTTCACGGCTTGAAATGATGCACGAAAGTGATGAACAATAAAGACtcgtggaattttttttttattaaatataagattGCCAAGTAATTTATAACTGTCTGTGTCAATCATATACACAAAAGTCATTGTGAACATTTTCTAGAATATGATTATATTTACTAATCAAAGAgcataaaagattaaaattatttaaatgaaaaaattattgagaaaaaaaattagatttctGGTCATATAATTTGTACTTTTTTCACTTTTAATCATGTTAACAATCAAATCGAATTTGTaacttgtatgttttttttttcatttttgtttttttatcgaGTCCATCATCTTTCATTCTagaaaatattctaaaaaatcATGACATATATTCAAGTTTgattccaaaattcatatcatcatcCACGTCTTCCACATGAGTAATTTCCGACAAActcgagaaaaaaaaatcaaaaatgaaaaaaagctTGCAAATAACATGACTAAAAATGCAATCATTGTTAACATGAcaaaaaaatgcaaataaaaaacatgaaagtttcaggagaaaattgtaaaatcagcgttaacatgatcataaataaaaaaaatatgaaaattacataactgaaaatgaaaattaattattaaaattaccaaaagTAGAAAATGTggcaattaaaaaataatataattttcccaaaattattttaaatttatctatttttttggaaaaaataaatttgataatccATCTCCATCTCCATCTCCATCTCCATCTCCATATTTCCGAGTTAGGAGGTAGAAGAACTTTCcaccaaataaatattttttttatgcccATAAATAAGAAGTCTAAAAAAGTAGGAGAAAAAGTTGGTCAAAACTAAAAAAAAGAACAGGAAATAAAAATGGTGGTTAGCTTGAGTTGTTGGAAGATGTCTACAGATCCCTCTCCATCTTCACACACACGGTCTCCCTCAGTAAAAGAGGCTGGAACCATCCAAACTTAAACCGCACTCCCATTATTATCACTTCATTAATTATGGGCCCCTCTTAACAATATTCACTCAAATCATCTAATCTAAATAAAACAATCAAGAAAATCCATTACTAGGATTACATATATTGTATGTATAAAACGATAAATTTTCTAGATTATAAGTTATAAGGGTGAATTCTTAATTACAATTTGGCTTTAAAAAGCGAAGGAAGAGAGGTCGTTGGGCTTCTTTCACCTTCATCTCTGCTTTCTTGCATACTCTGATCAActcttttctcacttttatgttCTTTTTCTGGTTCATATTCCTTCActtattgcattttttttttgcatcttTTACTTTAGGTATCCTCTATTTCATGCTTTGAGTGATTCCAAAGCTCTTGTTTCTACGCGTATCTTAAGCTAGTTTATTCACTCTTATTAtgattcttctttttattttttgcattcATCATTGAAAGGTCATAGGTATAACCCATTCCCATTCGTTCATCATCTCTAgaagttatattttatttctccCTTTTCCCTTCTCGTGCTTCTCTTTTCCGCGTTGATTTGCCTTGAACTACGTTTTCTTATTAAGTTCTCTCGTTTCCTTTTCTGGGTTCTGCTGATCAAGCTTTAAAATTGTATCTTTCTTTAGTTTTTATGCAAAAGATCGAGTCTTTGAGCATTGTTGGTGCACCCGttcttgtttattttctttgtggAAGTCAAAACTTATTTGGAATGTTGTGATCACGAGTAGCCATATTTTCCCCTCTAGTTTTACTTAAACTTATTCAATCTTTTGTATATACGGTtattgattcaatgggactttGCCATGGAAAACCCGTCGAACCACCACAAAATCTTTCTGAAACTTCAATAATCCCTGGTGATAACAATGATGCCACACTCAATTCGCCCAAATTCCCATTCTACAGCCCGAGTCCACTTCCTAGTTCATTCAAGAATTCCCCCGCGCATTCTAGTAGTGTCCTTTCAACTCCTTTGCGCTTCCTTAAGCGTCCATTCCCACCTCCATCACCAGCTAAGCACATTAAAGCCTTACTTGCAAGAAGGCATGGCTCTCTGAAGCCAAACGAGGCCACCATACCAGAGGGTAGTGAGTGTGAGATCATTGAATTAGACAAGAATTTTGGGTTCTTAAAGAATTTCAACAGCCACTACGAGCTTGAGGATGAGGTGGGCAGGGGTCATTTTGGTTACACTTCCGCAGCTAAGGGGAAGAAGGGTAGTATGAAAGGGCAGGATGTGGCTGCCAAAGTCATTCCAAAATCAAAGGTACAATTCGAAATGGCTCAAAATCCATCTCTTGCTTTTATCAATTATTACaagttaatttatttcaagtgAATTATTAGTTATTTATCTCAGGATATATGTCGTGTTGTCCATAAATTGGCATATTTGTTTATGGCGATGTTTAATTggatattttcaatgtttttgtCTTCTTTATAATGGTTTTTGGATGAAAGATACAGTTATAACATTATAATACTTTATACTAATCAAGTCAGTAGATTATTTGCTGTTAATGCTTGCGAGTAGTTTTTTGTTATCTTTGAAGATATTCACTTGTATATAAGTAATTGTCTCAAGAACTTTGCAATTTTTTTCGTGACCAGGTTTCTCTTTCGAGTTTGGCCTATATGAGTGTTTAATTGGTGGATCCTGAGATTTTTATCCTTATCCTCGTGACAATCATATTTGTACTGGCACACAAGATTTTGATTTCTCGTCAAGTTTCTGATGGAAGTCAAGTACCACTATTCTGATAGTTCTCAAGCGATGCAAGATTTTCATTTGAAAAGATACTTGCtgtgtgataaaaaaaatgatgtgaAGGATGAGAGAAAATGACGAAGCTCTTATTATTTAACCAACTCTTCCAAAATTATTTTGCAGATGACAACGGCTATTGCCATAGAGGACGTCAGAAGAGAAGTAAAGATACTCCGTGCACTGACGGGACATAAGAACTTAGTACTATTCTATGATGCCTACGAGGATGAAGAAAATGTCTATGTTGTCATGGAGTAAGTTTTGACTTTGGACTGTTAACCTCAATTAATTAACTGGGTGGCAAAGCTATGCCTTTTCTCAAAGTACATTTTCGACGCTGAGAGATATATAATCTAGCTTTATCTTTGCCTTTTGTGGTTTCATTCAACTGGCATGTTTCAAATCCCCTCTGAACCTCAGGCACGGCatctctaaaatctgaatattCACTTCCGGAGACTTTTTTCCTCTTTCCAGGTTATGTGAAGGAGGAGAATTACTGGATAAAATACTTGCGAGGTAAAGCTTAATGCCTTTTCCTTTTCATTTTTAGAAGTCCCTCTTCATGCCTTGCCTTTTAAGTAATTTTACATTTGTTTGATCAAGGGGTGGCAAATACTCGGAAGAAGATGCTAAAATGGTCATGGTACAGATTTTAAGTGTGGTTGCGTATTGTCATCTCCAAGGTGTGGTTCACCGTGACCTAAAACCCGAGGTATGTTTCCTTTTTCTAGCAAATATACTGTAGCATAATACCTTTATTTCATTGAATAGTCTCATTTGCCCGTCCCTGTAGGAAAGCTATTCAGTTTGATATTTATTAGTTTTGCCACATCAAGCCATGTATTGACAATTCTGGTCTTATTTTCTGTAGTTTTAGTTCTGGAAAGGGTTCTATTCTGAAGTAGCAAAATGTCTCAATGAATGGGTGCAGTATAATAACTGATAAACGGGGTTGTGCCAGAAAAGGCTATATCCACATCTGACTACTTGAACTCTATTAGTCTCAATTTGTTTGAATTACAAGCATCACCTCTTTATATAGGTGAAATATGTTTGGACATATACTTCGATTTTATGGACTACTCTAACAGGAGCTTCCTTTATTTGGTGAATTCTAACTTATATTGCATAAATATCCTTGGAGTGGCTTTAATTAATCAACTGATGTTTGACcttaaaatatttcttccaagacTGATAGCAGGCCTTACTGGTTTTTCCATTTTCCAGGAAATATGTATCAGCTAAACTCAAGCACTCATATAATTAAATGTATAcgctttttgaatatttttttcctgCTTTTGTTGAGAATTTTATGACTTTATACAACTATAATTGAATTTTACATCGTCTCAGAATTTTCTATTCACATCAAACGACGAGCATTCTACTTTGAAAGCCATCGACTTTGGACTGTCTGATTATGTAAAGCCAGGTTAATAAGTTTATTGGTATTAAATACCTTTTTTGTTCTTTTCATTATTTATGTGGTGTTAATTTAGATAGATTGATAATTTTAGATGAACGATTGAATGATATTGTTGGAAGTGCTTACTATGTGGCGCCCGAAGTTTTGCATAGATCATATGGAACAGAAGCCGATATGTGGAGTATCGGCGTAATTGCTTATATTCTTCTTTGCGGAAGCAGACCGTTCTGGTCAAGGACAGAATCTGGAATCTTCCGTGCTGTTCTAAAAGCTGACCCCAGCTTTGATGAAGATCCATGGCCCTCTTTGTCCTCTAATGCCATAGATTTTGTGAAGAGGTTATTGAACAAAGACTACCGGAAAAGGCTGACAGCAGCTCAGGCTCTTTGTAAGTCGGGTGGAAAATTTTATGATGGACTCTGTTTTATCCAAAACGGGATGCCTAAACTGGTCTTTCCAGGGAGTCCCCAAGAAAATCTAGTGTTTATAACTTTGTACCCAAATATGTTGGTGAAGTTTTTAATTTATAGGTCATCCATGGCTGGCTGGCCATCACTCTATGAAGATCCCGCTGGATATGATTATATATAAGCTAGTAAAAGCTTATATATGTTCCTCTTCTCTGAGAAAGACGGCTTTAAGGGTATGTATATTTTACTGTAGTAAGAAAACACTCACCAGtaatccatcaatcaatattttCAGTAATATTGTGGCTTGTGTTCTCTTGTACCGTCTTTTAGCATTTCAACTTTATTTTCAGTGAAAATGTTACTAGTGGCTCATATGATTAAGTATTAACTAAGAAACCTGTTCGGCCATTGAAACAGGCACTTGCAAGAACGTTGTCGGTACCTCAGTTAGCCTATCTAAGGGAACAGTTCCAATTGCTAGGACCAAGTAAAAGCGGATTTATATACCCACAGAATTTTAAAACGGTCATCTCTCTCTCTCAGTCTCTCTATTTCTCTGTTTTTGGTCTTTTTACTCATTTATCTTACTTTACTGATTTTATTTATTCGGTTGCAGGTTATGTCAAAGAACTCCACTGATGCAATGAAGGACTCACGGGTTCTGGATTATGTCAATACGGTAATACTCTGGGCAACCTATTTCTCTTTCAAACGTTGATTGTCATATATTTTTACAGATCATCTATCGTCACAAGGCTTACAATCATACtggtgatgaaaatgatattttcatgTGTCAATCAGGTGAGTTCTCTTCAATACGGAAAATTGGATTTTGAAGAATTTTGTGCAGCAGCCACAAGTGTACATCACCTGGAAGGAATGGAAACCTGGGAGCAACACGCACGCCTTGCCTACGAATTGTTTGAGAAGGATGGAAACAGGCCCATTAAGATAGAGGAACTTGCCCCAGTATTCCTCCCCCTCTTCGTTCTATTAACTTTTTCACACACATGACACATTTGCCCGCATGCACATCCACATGCACATGCATAGAGGCATGGAAAAACGTACGACCTCTGCTTGAAACATGTTCGGGACTAGAATTTAGCCTTCCTTAAGTTATAAAGATCTTCCTGCATCGATGTTTCAAGGCTTTAGATTCAGGGGGGGAGTCCAGTCATCACAtttgttttttgaaatttttttatctattttttataAAACTGTAAGTTTTGCTCCTCAAACTTCCAAGTCCATGTAGTTTGCCATGTCTGCTCCATCTTTCCCATATCTCCCTAATTTCTGGATCCGCCCCTGTTTAGATTGGTTCAATAGCCAATCGATGATGTTGCAAATTCTCATTTCTGCTTTTCGTTAATTTAAGAAATTTCTAACCTTTATCGCCTTTTGAACAGGAGCTTGGACTCAGTCCATCCGTACCTGTTCATGTGGTTCTGCAGGACTGGATTCGACACTCGGATGGAAAGCTCAGTTTCTTGGGGTTCGTCAGACTTCTGCAGGGAGTTTCTTCTCGCACATACCATAAAGCATGAACGAAATATGATCCAACTACTCAGGCTGTTTTTTGCAATATGGTCTATGCCTTGAAAAATCTTCCAAGAACatagaattataatttataggATCGGTTGCTCAAGTGTTGACCATTTGTCAAAGCTTTAGCAATTTGCAGGATAGTGTAGATGAGATTAGATCACCAGATGTTCATGTAACGTCCGAGAAAATTTGAAATGTGAAGTGGTTTTTGTATCTCTTGGTGTACTCTCGtgtctattttattttagtttcttAATGAATCATGGCTGTGATAATTATGCACATATGGGTCATctacgaaaaaatattactttttatgtcaaatatattaatttttattgtaaatataaacatgattgatccgtctcacgaataaagatccatgAGACCATGTTATGAACGATCTATTCTATGATTTGAGTCTTTAGCTCAAGTGgtcatcaaattaaataaaattaattgctCAGTAATTATATCAAAAAGAATCTTTTTaacgaaagaaaaaaaaatcaaaacttaacttatagaaatcaattaaatatgcttgctttttttttttttgaatgattaAATATGCTTGCTtgtaaatcataaaaaaattacaaaagatTAAAACTAGATTTAAGGTTCTAATTATGACTTTAATATATTGTTCCATTTTGGTTtggtttcaattttattttctgacTTAATTTTGAATAATGGGAATCAAATCACAGCAATTTCGGTTTCGATTCCAAATAGGAATAACAGGATTATGGCTTCCTCAGATGATAATCCCAGTTTCTGTTCAATGGCGTATTGTGTGGTGTAGCTAATTCAAGGAACTCACTCGATCCCATTTTTTCATCCTGGTGATCCCTCAAGAACATAAATCAAAGAAAATGGTGTTGGAAATTATGGGACCAAACAATTGCATTCGAGGTTGCTGCCACAGTCAGACGATCCCTCTTCATCTCCACTCTTCTTCTTACTCCATTACTTCCCCAATTGCCCGAGGTAGGGGTGAAATAATCCACTTACCATTATATTTTCGAGGATCGTATAGTCGTATTTAAGCTATCTGTTAACTTTTTGCTTAAACATCAACTGGGATTTTCTGGATTTTTGGTTTCAAGGGGCGGAGAGTGTGGTTTACGGAGCCATTCTTGATGGTACAAAGTGGCACTGAAGAAACAGATTTTATCCACTTCCGATGACCTCCATAAATTCCACAAAGAATTGCAAATACTCTggttatttttctttctttttatgatatttattggGAAAACACCAGTTTACGGAAAAAATATTCTGCAGATTGTATTGAGCTAAAAATGTAGAGCTATTCCCTCTGTATCAGCACGTTTGGACTTTGGAGGTCAATTCTCTCAACGCAATTCCTTTCTATATGTAATTTCGTTTGGTCTTGTTACTTCTTGCATTTGTGCCTCCGTCATGCTAGACCTTGGTTATTTAGTTAGATCTCCGGCCGACAACTTATAAAACGTACAAATATTGCGAGATTTAGTTTTACAGATGATACCCCAGGGTCGGGGATGGCCTCGGCCTCCCCTCGGTGGCCCAGACAGTGGAAGGCCAGGTGACCAGGAACTCGGGCCAAGCCAGCTGCAGGCCGGCACCTCATCCGGGAGGTCATCCAAGCCGACCTCCCAAATACCCATAAGCGAGGCTTAAAAAATATGGCCGAGCTCCCATGTCGAGCTCCCCGGCCGAGCTCCCAAGAGTTCCCGAGCCGACCTCCCAGGAAAATAGGCGGCGTTTTCACATCTCAGCAAGAACCCACAAAAATATAATCGAAATCTAGAAGATATGACCGAATCTTTCACAGAATCTAACCAAATCTTGCAAGATTCTGAGGATCTAAATCTACCAAAATCAGGACTCTAttgttctcctataaataccaggtttcgttcattatttattcattcatatATTCACATTCTCTTAGCACACACATTACTCTCTCAATTTTCtattctctgacttgagcgtcggaggggctacgccagaaCAGCCttccggcccccttctaacgttcTTGTTTGTGTTTACAGATTTCGAGAGTCTGATCCGAGCTCCCAACTGAAGATCCGAGCTCCCAGCCATCGTTCCAAAGTTTGATCCGAGCTCTCTAAGCAAAGATCCGACCTCCCAGGTACCATCACCGATTTTAGCAACATCAATTGGCGCCGACTGTGGGAAGATACTGAGAAGACGTAAGACATGCGGGGACGAAGAGGTTTAAGAACAGGCCCTAGGGGTGGGCGAGGAGGTCCTGGGGGGTGTCAAGGGAGAGGAGTGGCTGATCTTACCCTAGACCAACTTGCCCAGCTGATTAACAGATCCGTGGATGAGGCCCTCCGTCGGAATCGGTCCCCATCACCTCCACCGCAACAACCACCTaaccctcctcctcctcctcccgAGCATCTAGAAGCCACGTGGGAGGAAATCAGAAGGCTTGGCCGGCAAATGGGAGGTCGACCTCCTATGCTGGACAGGGAAAGCCCGCTCTCTCCAGAAATACTGAACGAGGACCTCCCGCCCAACTTTCGCCAGCCAACAGTTAGAGATTACGACGGAAGTACCGACCCCGAAGAACATTTGGGGAGGTTTAATAATGCTGCCCTGCTCCACAGATACTCAGATGGGGTGAAATGCCGAGTCTTCCTTACCACCCTGGTAGGACCGGCTCAGAGGTGGTTCGATCTACTGCCACCGCATTCCATCACCAGTTTTCGGGAATTTAGTACTGTCTTCATGATCCAATATGCCACcagcaaaagatatttgaagaCCTCCCTGGGTTTGTTCAATGTGAAACAGAGTGACGCGGACTCATTGAGGGATTTCATCAAACGGTTTAATGCCGCAGCCTTGGAGGTCCCAGCTGCAGCCACCGAAACCCTGGTAAATGCCTTCACACAAGGCCTTCGTGGGGGACAGTTCTTTAATTCTTTGGTAAAAAAGCCCCCCCACAGCTATGATGAGCTCCTTAGCCGAGCCGAGAAATATGTGAACCTTGAGGATGCACAGAGACAAAAACGTACGGACGGCAGGCCGGGAGACAGAGACAAGGGAAAGGAAAAAGTTGAGCCGAGCAGGAAGAGGCCTGCGGAAAGATCAGATGAACGAGGCCGAGTCCCAGGACCTTTCCCTTATGCCCCATTGGCTATGAGTCTGGAAAGAGCCATGGCAATCTGAGAAGAGAGGAGGAAGTTAGAACGCCCAAAACAAGCCGAAAAAGGGCCACGGTTACCTCCCTCGGATAAGTTCTGTGAATTCCATCAAGAATACGGTCACATTACCAATGACTGCCAGAGACTGGGAGAAGAGGTGCAGAGGATCATGCAGAGGGATCCTCACATGAAGAACTTATTAGTCCGATCAGAAGGAAGGTACCGAGAGGACAGGAGAGGGCGAGGACCCCCCTGGGTAAATCAGAGACCACCCAGAGAGGACCGACTCAACCAAGGGGGCCGAGCAGGCCCTCAGCAGCAACAGGGACCTCAAGTCGAACAAATAGCCAATGACACGACCCGAGGTATAATACACATGATATCTGGTGGTGCAGCCGATGGTGATTCAGGAAGGGCTCGGAAAGCCCACGGTAGGAGATTGGAGAGCCTGGGAGTAGACCTAGCTCCCAAATCCGATCCCACCATCAGCTTCGGGCCCGAGGACCTGAAAGGTATTATGGCACCCCATAACGATGCCTTGCTAGTAACTCTCACGGTGGACAATAATGAGGTGGCGAGAATCTTTGTGGACACCGGAAGCTCAGTGAACATTCTTTTCAAAAAGACCCTTGATCAAATGAAAGTGGAAGGGTTCGAGTATGACCCCATCTCTACGCCTTTATTTGGCTTCACGGGGCACGCAGTCCAAACCATTGGACAAATCATGCTTCCCTTGTCTTTGGGAACTGGACCACATCGCATCACGAAGATGAGTTGTTTTACTGTGGTAGATGCCCCCTCTTCGTACAACGGGATATTGGGTCGACCGGCCCTGGTTGACTTCCGAGCTGTGAGTTCTACTTATCATCAAAAGTTAAAATATCCTTCGGGGAGCCATGTGGGAGTTGTATGTGGAGATCAGAAGTCCTCACGCCGCTGCTATGTGGATGAGGTAAAGGTTGAATTGAAGAGGTCCCGAACTGAGGTAGGGGTGATTGAAACTCAAAAAAGAATGATCTCCAGAAAGGAGGCTCAACTCAT contains:
- the LOC140968105 gene encoding CDPK-related kinase 1-like, coding for MGLCHGKPVEPPQNLSETSIIPGDNNDATLNSPKFPFYSPSPLPSSFKNSPAHSSSVLSTPLRFLKRPFPPPSPAKHIKALLARRHGSLKPNEATIPEGSECEIIELDKNFGFLKNFNSHYELEDEVGRGHFGYTSAAKGKKGSMKGQDVAAKVIPKSKMTTAIAIEDVRREVKILRALTGHKNLVLFYDAYEDEENVYVVMELCEGGELLDKILARGGKYSEEDAKMVMVQILSVVAYCHLQGVVHRDLKPENFLFTSNDEHSTLKAIDFGLSDYVKPDERLNDIVGSAYYVAPEVLHRSYGTEADMWSIGVIAYILLCGSRPFWSRTESGIFRAVLKADPSFDEDPWPSLSSNAIDFVKRLLNKDYRKRLTAAQALCHPWLAGHHSMKIPLDMIIYKLVKAYICSSSLRKTALRALARTLSVPQLAYLREQFQLLGPSKSGFIYPQNFKTVMSKNSTDAMKDSRVLDYVNTVSSLQYGKLDFEEFCAAATSVHHLEGMETWEQHARLAYELFEKDGNRPIKIEELAPELGLSPSVPVHVVLQDWIRHSDGKLSFLGFVRLLQGVSSRTYHKA